The Kitasatospora cathayae genome contains the following window.
TCTGCGTGCACAACGCCGGCCGCTCCCAGATGGCCGCCGCCTTCCTCACCCGCCTCGGCGGCGAGCGGGTCGAGGTCCGCTCCGCCGGCTCCGCCCCCGCCGACACCGTGAACCCGGCCGTGGTCGAGGCCCTGGCCGAGGTCGGCATCGACATCTCCGCCGAGGTGCCCAAGGTGCTGACCGTCGAGGCGGTGCAGGCCTCCGACGTGGTGATCACCATGGGCTGCGGCGACGCCTGCCCCTACTTCCCCGGAAAGCGGTACCTGGACTGGAAGCTGGAGGACCCGGCTGGCCAGGGCGTCGAGGCCGTCCGCCCGATCCGCGACCAGATCGAGC
Protein-coding sequences here:
- a CDS encoding arsenate reductase ArsC; the protein is MSSPAVPSVLFVCVHNAGRSQMAAAFLTRLGGERVEVRSAGSAPADTVNPAVVEALAEVGIDISAEVPKVLTVEAVQASDVVITMGCGDACPYFPGKRYLDWKLEDPAGQGVEAVRPIRDQIEQRIRGLLAELGIEAAA